The Gordonibacter urolithinfaciens genome contains a region encoding:
- a CDS encoding ABC transporter permease gives MTDGVVDIGYVELFSASALMLVAGLVSWKLELGQTRRIAVSSVRCFVQLLAAGFLLTYLFEFQTWWLVLLVLAAMVIAATQIATSRVKSRIPGLVPAVFVSLFVSSTAIGLIVVEGVVHAEPWYNARQLVPIVGMIMGNAMAAVAVAIDRLFADMDARASEMFSLVALGATPHEAAAPSLKAAIGAGMTPVLANMSAAGIVTFPGMMTGQLLAGADPLAAAKYQIVVMLMLSAANTIAIVMASYLTYRRRFAPDGYYLDKGLRG, from the coding sequence GTGACCGACGGCGTGGTGGACATCGGCTACGTGGAGCTCTTCTCGGCGAGCGCCCTCATGCTCGTGGCGGGCCTCGTGTCGTGGAAGCTGGAGCTCGGGCAGACGCGCCGCATCGCCGTGTCGTCGGTGCGCTGCTTCGTGCAGCTCCTCGCCGCGGGCTTCCTGCTCACGTACCTGTTCGAGTTCCAAACGTGGTGGCTCGTGCTCTTGGTGCTGGCGGCCATGGTGATCGCCGCCACGCAGATCGCCACGTCGCGCGTGAAGAGCCGCATCCCCGGGCTGGTGCCCGCCGTGTTCGTCTCGCTCTTCGTGTCCTCCACCGCCATCGGCCTCATCGTGGTGGAAGGGGTCGTGCACGCCGAGCCGTGGTACAACGCGCGGCAGCTCGTGCCCATCGTGGGCATGATCATGGGCAACGCCATGGCTGCCGTGGCCGTGGCCATCGACCGGCTGTTCGCGGACATGGACGCCCGCGCCTCCGAGATGTTCTCGCTCGTGGCGCTCGGGGCGACGCCGCACGAGGCGGCTGCCCCCTCGCTCAAGGCCGCCATCGGGGCGGGCATGACGCCGGTGCTCGCCAACATGTCGGCGGCGGGCATCGTCACGTTCCCCGGCATGATGACCGGCCAGCTGCTCGCGGGCGCCGACCCGCTGGCCGCGGCCAAGTACCAGATCGTGGTCATGCTCATGCTTTCGGCGGCCAACACCATCGCCATCGTCATGGCGAGCTATCTCACGTACCGCCGCCGCTTCGCCCCCGATGGATATTATTTGGACAAGGGCCTGCGCGGATAG
- a CDS encoding SURF2 Surfeit locus protein 2: MADEKAFSHITVTTDDDDDVVIQAGARAVSRPVPVPVPEPDCAPVAEEPASGEAAAEEDVSGNPSSSRSGEMPRSSEEPCREQRLEDLSGAPMPKAQKAVLATALLLIVGFAAYYFFFMR, from the coding sequence GTGGCTGACGAGAAGGCGTTTTCCCATATTACGGTTACCACCGACGATGATGACGACGTCGTCATCCAGGCGGGCGCCCGCGCGGTTTCGCGCCCGGTCCCCGTACCCGTGCCGGAGCCCGATTGCGCGCCCGTTGCCGAGGAACCTGCGTCCGGCGAGGCCGCCGCGGAAGAGGACGTATCCGGCAACCCGTCTTCCAGCCGCTCGGGCGAGATGCCGCGGTCCTCGGAGGAGCCCTGTCGCGAGCAGCGGCTCGAAGATCTTTCGGGAGCACCCATGCCCAAGGCCCAGAAGGCCGTGCTGGCTACGGCGCTGCTGCTCATCGTAGGGTTCGCCGCATACTACTTCTTCTTCATGCGCTGA
- a CDS encoding histone-lysine N-methyltransferase, with translation MPKHAASKPSGAPSDPDRIPDAGGPAADDRDERIGLTEAFAPVGADPVAAAPEAPADDRDNAIGLTQAFAPVGGAPSGPAHAGGFSYKGDTDDEYPDAFDSLEPRDTPSLLLDDEAPLEPEPPKGLHGKKDKTDVPPHMRKSRRMRRVLIVVIVLLVVLIGVLGYLTWRLVTESQTLAAQQTQQQQDAQEVTAIQQEETKDASTETTKKTEAPNLAAVLGLGQDEALAALAHGAQVTASKDVNEEGNPIKKDVTVALTDEPADTRTGTPTVYLGLNEEGKVVQAGYSASTAALGYGSRSFADIVQNDHVVERTLQEAGVPVAEGSAVLPEDKMVYTTMDSSGTRVVKENCSFSGTVDLNGAPHEWSAVLSYNYTTANMSGNLADTIRIIYVYINA, from the coding sequence ATGCCAAAACACGCTGCAAGCAAACCATCCGGGGCCCCGTCGGATCCCGATCGCATTCCCGATGCCGGCGGCCCTGCCGCAGACGACCGCGACGAGCGCATCGGCCTGACGGAGGCGTTCGCGCCCGTCGGCGCCGACCCGGTGGCCGCAGCGCCCGAGGCTCCAGCCGACGACCGGGACAACGCCATCGGCCTCACCCAGGCGTTCGCCCCGGTGGGCGGTGCTCCGAGCGGCCCGGCGCATGCCGGCGGCTTCAGCTACAAGGGCGACACCGACGACGAGTACCCGGACGCCTTCGACAGCCTCGAGCCGCGCGACACGCCGTCGCTGCTGCTCGACGACGAGGCGCCCCTGGAGCCCGAGCCGCCGAAGGGCCTCCACGGCAAGAAGGACAAGACGGACGTGCCCCCGCATATGCGCAAGTCGCGCCGCATGCGCCGCGTGCTCATCGTGGTTATCGTGCTGCTGGTGGTGCTCATCGGCGTTCTGGGCTACCTCACCTGGCGCCTCGTCACCGAGAGCCAGACGCTGGCCGCCCAGCAGACGCAGCAGCAGCAGGACGCGCAGGAGGTGACCGCCATCCAGCAGGAGGAGACGAAGGACGCCTCCACCGAGACCACGAAGAAGACCGAGGCGCCGAACCTCGCCGCCGTGCTGGGCCTCGGCCAGGACGAGGCCCTGGCTGCGCTCGCCCATGGCGCCCAGGTAACCGCCTCGAAGGACGTGAACGAGGAAGGCAACCCCATCAAGAAGGACGTGACGGTGGCTTTGACCGACGAGCCGGCCGACACGCGCACGGGCACGCCCACGGTGTACCTGGGCCTCAACGAGGAGGGCAAGGTCGTGCAGGCGGGCTATTCCGCCTCCACCGCCGCGCTCGGCTACGGATCGAGGAGTTTCGCTGATATCGTCCAGAATGATCATGTTGTAGAAAGAACATTGCAAGAGGCTGGTGTTCCTGTTGCCGAAGGCTCTGCCGTGCTTCCCGAGGACAAGATGGTTTATACCACTATGGATTCCAGTGGCACTAGGGTCGTGAAGGAGAACTGCTCGTTCTCGGGCACGGTCGACCTGAACGGCGCGCCCCACGAGTGGTCCGCGGTGCTGTCCTATAACTACACCACCGCGAACATGTCCGGCAACCTTGCCGACACCATCCGCATCATCTACGTGTACATCAACGCTTAG
- a CDS encoding ATP-binding cassette domain-containing protein, producing MSLFRAEHIALSYRRGGEAVPLLRDASLSLEAGVICDLVGPSGAGKSTLLRACALMLGRDSGELYLDGRPSSAFKPTEWRRQVCLVPQQAALVAGTVRDNLVLPWRLKVNAGTQPPADDELARLLDAAELSDVGLARDVSQLSGGQAARVALLRAFATRPRVLLLDEVDAALDDDSALAVGRLTRSLVDARTACLRIRHRASDGFASGTFTLADGALSFAAAGGEGVRP from the coding sequence ATGAGCCTTTTCCGTGCCGAGCATATCGCCCTGTCCTACCGTCGCGGCGGCGAAGCCGTGCCGCTTCTGCGCGACGCGTCGCTCTCGCTCGAGGCGGGCGTGATCTGCGACCTCGTGGGACCATCGGGTGCGGGGAAGTCGACGCTCCTGCGCGCGTGCGCGCTCATGCTGGGGCGCGACTCCGGCGAGCTCTACCTGGACGGACGGCCCTCCTCGGCGTTCAAGCCGACCGAGTGGCGCCGCCAGGTGTGCCTCGTGCCGCAGCAAGCCGCGCTCGTGGCGGGCACGGTGCGCGACAACCTGGTGCTCCCGTGGAGGCTCAAGGTGAACGCCGGCACGCAGCCGCCCGCCGACGACGAGCTCGCGCGCCTGCTGGACGCGGCCGAGCTCTCCGACGTGGGCCTGGCCCGCGACGTGTCGCAGCTCTCCGGCGGCCAGGCCGCTCGCGTGGCGCTCCTGCGCGCGTTCGCCACGCGCCCGCGCGTGCTGCTGCTCGACGAGGTGGACGCGGCGCTCGACGACGACTCCGCGCTTGCGGTGGGCCGCCTCACGCGCAGCCTCGTGGACGCGCGCACCGCCTGCCTGCGCATCCGCCACCGCGCCTCCGACGGCTTCGCGTCCGGCACGTTCACGCTGGCGGACGGCGCGCTCTCCTTCGCGGCGGCGGGCGGGGAGGGGGTGCGCCCGTGA
- a CDS encoding arylamine N-acetyltransferase family protein, whose protein sequence is MEGEFALGAQRTRAYLARLGLERPERPTREALDELVYAHQCSIPFETIDMYRCTEPPDLEPARVFDKLVAQRRGGYCFELNALFEALLASLGYRVRPCLCRAVCGAKVKDPINHRAVLVELDGKEVLVDVGFGGPLPSASLSLADGQEQIIRGESFTARRIDAYWWAVDRVTGAKKDLYGIEGPSRMQTELELCLATVMDRDFDALNLACSRPGTEFHDHRIANLRTPNGYFAIWDDMLTVRKDGKKERIPLPDEAAFADACEQYFGFRPHGA, encoded by the coding sequence ATGGAAGGCGAATTCGCTCTCGGCGCGCAAAGGACGCGCGCCTACCTTGCACGCCTCGGGCTCGAGCGGCCCGAACGTCCCACGCGGGAGGCGCTCGACGAACTCGTCTACGCGCACCAGTGCTCCATCCCGTTCGAGACCATCGACATGTACCGCTGCACCGAGCCGCCCGACCTGGAGCCGGCCCGGGTGTTCGACAAGCTGGTCGCGCAACGCCGCGGCGGCTACTGCTTCGAGCTGAACGCCTTGTTCGAGGCGCTGCTGGCAAGCCTGGGCTACCGGGTGCGTCCGTGCCTGTGCCGCGCCGTATGCGGGGCCAAGGTGAAAGATCCCATCAACCACCGCGCCGTGCTCGTGGAGCTGGACGGCAAAGAGGTCCTCGTGGACGTGGGCTTCGGCGGGCCGCTGCCCTCGGCCTCGCTCTCGCTCGCGGACGGACAGGAGCAGATCATCCGCGGCGAGTCGTTCACCGCGCGCCGCATCGACGCGTACTGGTGGGCCGTGGATCGCGTGACCGGGGCGAAGAAGGATCTCTACGGCATCGAGGGGCCCTCTCGCATGCAGACCGAGCTGGAGCTGTGCCTGGCAACCGTGATGGACAGGGACTTCGACGCGCTCAACCTTGCCTGCTCCCGTCCGGGCACGGAGTTCCACGACCACCGCATAGCGAACCTGCGCACGCCGAACGGCTACTTCGCCATCTGGGACGACATGCTCACCGTGCGAAAAGACGGCAAGAAGGAGCGCATCCCCCTGCCCGACGAGGCAGCCTTCGCCGACGCCTGCGAGCAGTACTTCGGCTTCCGACCGCACGGGGCGTGA